The proteins below are encoded in one region of Brevundimonas fontaquae:
- the gltX gene encoding glutamate--tRNA ligase, translated as MSVKVRFAPSPTGKLHVGNVRTALVNWMFAKGQGGSFVLRIDDTDLARSTPEFEQGIEDDLTWLGMPWDERYNQSKRFDRYEEAAARLKASGRLYPAYETADELDRRRKVQLSRGLPPIYDRAALELTEEQKAAYEGEGRRPHWRFKLDGKRVAWEDLARGHAEVDTASMSDPVLIREDGLFLYTLPSVVDDIDMAITHIIRGEDHVTNTGAQIEIFEALGATVPGFAHMPLLVGADGAALSKRLGSLSINDMRDQGYEPIAITSHLGRIGTSDPLEVGASVEALGQSFAFSKMGRSPARYDTADLDRLNAQALHVMDYATAQPRLQALGADLGEIFWNTVRGNLTKFADVADMAQIVRGPAQPVIEDATFIETALRLLPEVIDENAWSTWTSAVKAETGAKGKALFMPLRLALTGQQHGPDMAAMAPLIGRETIQRRLRGEAA; from the coding sequence ATGTCCGTCAAGGTTCGTTTCGCCCCGTCGCCCACGGGTAAGCTGCACGTCGGCAATGTCCGCACCGCCTTGGTGAACTGGATGTTCGCCAAGGGGCAGGGCGGGTCCTTTGTGCTGCGCATCGACGATACCGACCTGGCGCGCTCCACGCCCGAGTTCGAACAGGGAATCGAAGACGACCTGACCTGGCTGGGGATGCCGTGGGACGAGCGCTACAATCAGTCCAAGCGGTTCGATCGCTACGAAGAAGCGGCCGCCAGGCTGAAGGCGTCGGGGCGGCTTTATCCCGCCTATGAGACAGCCGACGAGCTGGACCGTCGCCGCAAGGTGCAGCTGTCACGCGGCCTGCCGCCTATCTATGACCGCGCGGCGCTGGAACTGACCGAAGAGCAGAAGGCCGCTTACGAAGGCGAAGGGCGCCGCCCACATTGGCGCTTCAAGCTGGACGGCAAGCGCGTCGCCTGGGAAGACCTGGCGCGCGGTCATGCGGAGGTGGACACCGCCTCGATGTCGGACCCGGTGCTGATCCGGGAGGACGGCCTGTTTCTCTACACCCTGCCGTCGGTGGTCGATGACATCGACATGGCCATCACGCACATCATCCGGGGCGAGGATCACGTCACCAACACCGGGGCGCAGATCGAAATCTTCGAGGCGCTGGGCGCGACGGTTCCGGGTTTCGCCCACATGCCGCTGCTGGTCGGCGCCGACGGCGCGGCCCTGTCCAAGCGTCTGGGGTCGCTGTCGATCAACGACATGCGCGACCAAGGCTATGAGCCGATCGCGATCACCAGCCACCTTGGCCGAATCGGGACCTCTGATCCGCTGGAAGTCGGCGCCTCGGTCGAGGCTCTGGGTCAGAGCTTCGCCTTCTCCAAGATGGGCCGTTCGCCGGCGCGTTACGATACGGCGGATTTGGACCGGCTAAACGCCCAGGCGCTGCACGTCATGGACTATGCGACGGCGCAGCCGCGTCTTCAGGCTCTCGGCGCCGATCTGGGTGAAATCTTCTGGAATACGGTTCGGGGCAATCTGACGAAGTTCGCCGACGTCGCGGACATGGCGCAGATCGTTCGCGGCCCGGCCCAACCGGTGATCGAAGATGCGACCTTCATCGAAACGGCGCTGCGTCTGCTGCCGGAAGTGATCGACGAGAACGCTTGGTCGACGTGGACCTCGGCCGTCAAGGCCGAAACGGGCGCGAAGGGAAAGGCGCTGTTCATGCCGCTGCGTCTGGCGCTGACGGGGCAGCAGCACGGGCCGGACATGGCGGCCATGGCGCCGCTGATCGGTCGCGAAACCATCCAGCGGCGTCTGAGAGGCGAGGCGGCCTAA
- a CDS encoding rod-binding protein — MTDLTVSADLLRPAAAAPRAVNRDKIAETAKAFEATFISQMLKPMFEGLSTDRMFGGGQGEATWRSFMLDEMAKSTVKAGGIGLSNTIMAEMLKMQEGRQ, encoded by the coding sequence ATGACCGACCTGACTGTCTCCGCCGACCTGTTGCGCCCCGCCGCGGCCGCGCCCAGGGCCGTGAACCGCGACAAGATCGCGGAAACCGCCAAGGCCTTCGAGGCCACCTTCATTTCCCAGATGCTGAAGCCGATGTTCGAAGGCCTGTCGACCGACCGCATGTTCGGCGGCGGCCAGGGCGAGGCGACATGGCGCAGCTTCATGCTGGACGAAATGGCCAAGTCCACGGTCAAGGCGGGCGGCATCGGCCTGAGCAACACCATCATGGCCGAAATGCTGAAGATGCAGGAGGGCCGGCAATGA
- a CDS encoding flagellar basal body P-ring protein FlgI, whose translation MQNLLARLIASVAATLVVAGGATSALAQSQSRIKDIAAVEGVRGNQLVGYGMVMGLNGTGDSLRNCPFTRQSLEGMTERLGVNIRGANANTKNMAAVMVTADLPAFATPGSRIDVSVASMCDAKSLLGGSLVVTSLQGADGQVYAVAQGSVQTGAVSASGGSGSSVTRGVPTAGRIASGALVERETGFQMANMNEVRLNLRNPDFTTAQRVAAVVNAAYPGSALAENGTVVALRAPGELGMAGFISRIENLAVSVDTPAKVIIDEVNGVIVMGDAVRISRVAIAQGNLTISVDEQPQVSQPAPFSRGQTAVVPSTQVNVEEDLGTQMRLVGGGANLSTLVNGLNALGVSPRDMISILQAIKAAGALQADIEVM comes from the coding sequence ATGCAAAATCTGCTTGCCCGCCTGATCGCCTCCGTCGCCGCGACGCTCGTCGTCGCTGGCGGCGCGACCTCGGCGCTGGCCCAGTCGCAGTCGCGCATCAAGGACATCGCCGCCGTCGAGGGCGTGCGCGGCAACCAGCTTGTCGGCTACGGCATGGTCATGGGGCTGAACGGCACGGGCGACTCCTTACGCAACTGCCCCTTCACCCGCCAATCGCTGGAAGGCATGACCGAGCGGCTGGGCGTCAACATTCGCGGGGCCAACGCCAACACCAAGAATATGGCCGCCGTCATGGTCACGGCCGACCTGCCCGCATTCGCCACGCCCGGCTCGCGCATCGACGTGTCGGTCGCCTCCATGTGCGACGCCAAGAGCTTGCTGGGCGGTTCGCTGGTGGTTACCAGCCTGCAAGGCGCGGACGGTCAGGTCTATGCGGTGGCGCAGGGCTCGGTCCAGACCGGCGCCGTCTCGGCGTCGGGAGGGTCGGGGTCGTCGGTGACGCGCGGCGTGCCGACCGCGGGCCGCATCGCCTCGGGCGCCCTGGTCGAGCGCGAGACGGGCTTCCAGATGGCCAATATGAACGAGGTGCGCCTGAATCTGCGCAACCCCGACTTCACCACCGCCCAGCGCGTCGCCGCCGTCGTCAACGCCGCCTATCCGGGGTCGGCCCTGGCCGAGAACGGCACGGTCGTCGCCCTGCGCGCGCCCGGTGAACTGGGCATGGCGGGCTTTATCAGCCGAATCGAAAACCTGGCCGTCAGCGTCGACACGCCCGCCAAGGTCATCATCGACGAGGTCAACGGCGTCATCGTCATGGGCGACGCCGTCCGCATCTCTCGCGTCGCCATCGCCCAAGGCAATCTGACCATATCGGTGGACGAACAGCCGCAGGTCAGTCAGCCGGCGCCCTTCAGCCGGGGCCAGACCGCTGTCGTTCCCTCGACGCAGGTGAACGTCGAAGAGGATCTGGGCACCCAGATGCGGCTGGTCGGCGGCGGGGCCAACCTGTCCACCCTGGTCAACGGCCTGAACGCCCTGGGCGTCAGCCCGCGCGACATGATCAGCATCCTGCAGGCCATCAAGGCCGCCGGTGCCCTGCAGGCCGACATCGAGGTGATGTGA
- a CDS encoding flagellar assembly protein FliX, whose protein sequence is MKVVGPNGVSTPASTRSTRSASGFSLGQAAAASAPAATTASAATGGVSDVSALMALQGVEGPLEKRRRAIRRGSGLLDRLDEIKLALLNGDADEGALDRLARSLREERAADDDKDLGALLDQIDLRASVELAKAEMRRNRP, encoded by the coding sequence ATGAAGGTTGTCGGCCCCAACGGCGTCAGCACGCCTGCCAGCACACGTTCGACGCGATCCGCCAGCGGCTTCTCGCTGGGGCAGGCCGCGGCTGCATCCGCACCTGCTGCAACGACCGCCAGCGCAGCAACGGGCGGGGTTTCTGACGTCTCGGCCCTGATGGCCCTTCAAGGGGTCGAGGGGCCGCTGGAGAAGCGCCGTCGTGCGATCCGGCGCGGCAGCGGTCTTCTGGATCGCCTCGACGAAATCAAGCTGGCCCTGCTGAACGGCGACGCCGACGAGGGCGCTCTGGATCGACTGGCGCGGAGCCTGCGCGAGGAGCGCGCCGCCGACGACGACAAGGACCTGGGCGCCCTGCTGGATCAGATCGACCTGCGCGCTTCAGTCGAACTGGCGAAGGCCGAAATGCGCCGCAACCGCCCCTGA
- a CDS encoding TIGR00730 family Rossman fold protein has translation MSLPPVSFLPFDGSSVCLFCGASETADPSYTEAAYAFGKAAAEAGWRLVYGGGGVGLMGASARGAHEAGGRVVGIMPAFLRSRERLFDEVETVVVTSMHERKQLMYDQSDAFVVAPGGIGTLEEVVELLSWKRLDLHHKPVVFLNLNGFWNGFFELMKHSVAEGMTPPSFLDAWTVAETVEEAIAQVQAGGDAPQLKHDHR, from the coding sequence ATGTCCCTGCCCCCCGTTTCGTTCCTGCCGTTCGACGGCTCTTCCGTCTGCCTGTTCTGCGGCGCTTCCGAGACCGCCGATCCCTCCTATACCGAGGCGGCCTACGCGTTCGGCAAGGCGGCGGCCGAGGCCGGCTGGCGGCTGGTCTATGGTGGCGGCGGCGTCGGTCTGATGGGAGCCTCCGCGCGTGGCGCGCACGAAGCGGGCGGCCGGGTCGTCGGCATCATGCCGGCCTTCCTGCGCAGCCGCGAACGCCTGTTCGACGAGGTCGAAACCGTCGTCGTCACCTCGATGCACGAGCGTAAGCAACTGATGTATGACCAATCCGACGCCTTCGTGGTGGCGCCCGGCGGCATCGGCACCCTGGAAGAGGTTGTGGAGCTGCTGTCCTGGAAGCGGCTGGACCTGCACCACAAGCCGGTCGTCTTCCTGAATCTGAACGGCTTCTGGAACGGCTTCTTCGAGCTGATGAAGCACAGCGTCGCGGAAGGAATGACGCCGCCGTCGTTCCTTGACGCCTGGACCGTCGCCGAAACCGTCGAAGAGGCGATCGCGCAGGTCCAGGCCGGGGGCGATGCGCCGCAATTGAAACATGATCATCGATAA
- the dksA gene encoding RNA polymerase-binding protein DksA, translating into MSALASVVSDETGPYRPSDSEPFMNERQQAYFKKKLLAWKDEILRESKGTVVNLKAETENHPDLVDRASSESDRALELRTRDRQRKLISKIDDALRRIEDGSYGYCEDTGEPISLGRLEARPTATLSVEAQERHERRERVHRDD; encoded by the coding sequence ATGAGCGCCTTGGCGTCCGTTGTGTCCGACGAAACCGGCCCGTATCGGCCGTCTGACAGCGAGCCGTTCATGAACGAACGGCAGCAAGCCTATTTCAAGAAGAAGCTGCTGGCCTGGAAGGATGAGATCCTTCGTGAGTCCAAGGGCACGGTCGTCAACCTTAAGGCCGAGACCGAAAACCACCCCGATCTGGTGGACCGGGCGTCTTCGGAATCCGATCGCGCGCTGGAGTTGCGAACCCGCGACCGTCAACGCAAGTTGATCTCCAAGATCGACGACGCGCTGCGCCGGATCGAGGATGGTTCCTACGGCTACTGCGAGGATACGGGCGAACCCATCAGCCTGGGTCGTCTGGAAGCCCGTCCGACGGCGACCCTGTCGGTCGAAGCCCAGGAACGCCACGAACGCCGCGAACGCGTTCACCGCGACGACTGA
- a CDS encoding K+/H+ antiporter subunit F — protein sequence MTAAVLTWGLGLAQLMLICAIGLAAWRIIHGPRAQDRVLGMDTLYLNGMLLVVVFGIRTNSQLYFEAALVIGMLGFAATVALAKFLMRGEVIE from the coding sequence ATGACGGCGGCGGTGCTGACCTGGGGCCTGGGTCTGGCCCAACTGATGCTGATCTGCGCCATCGGCCTGGCGGCATGGCGGATCATTCACGGTCCGCGCGCCCAGGATCGCGTCCTGGGCATGGACACCCTTTATCTGAACGGCATGCTGCTGGTCGTGGTGTTCGGCATCCGCACCAACAGCCAGCTCTATTTCGAGGCCGCCCTGGTGATCGGCATGTTGGGCTTCGCCGCCACCGTGGCCCTGGCCAAGTTTCTGATGCGCGGCGAGGTGATTGAATGA
- the mnhG gene encoding monovalent cation/H(+) antiporter subunit G, with amino-acid sequence MTEADVPAWAAIAVVALAVVGSALSLLGAIGLVRLKTFYERVHAPTLGATLGMALVLLASIIWFTTVERRFMPREILIGLFLTVTTPVTLILLARAALFRDRTDRVKDTPRKG; translated from the coding sequence ATGACCGAGGCTGACGTTCCCGCATGGGCCGCCATCGCCGTCGTCGCCCTGGCCGTCGTCGGTTCAGCCCTTTCGCTACTGGGCGCGATTGGGCTGGTTCGGCTGAAGACATTTTATGAGCGCGTCCACGCTCCGACGCTTGGGGCCACGCTGGGCATGGCGCTGGTCCTGCTGGCGTCGATCATCTGGTTCACGACCGTCGAGCGGCGTTTCATGCCGCGCGAAATCCTGATCGGCCTGTTCCTGACGGTCACGACGCCGGTCACCCTGATCCTGCTCGCCCGCGCCGCCCTGTTCCGTGATCGCACCGACAGGGTCAAAGACACGCCGAGGAAGGGCTGA
- a CDS encoding monovalent cation/H+ antiporter subunit A, with amino-acid sequence MSISFLLVVILVLPFLGAIVASGLPRHARTSAAILSWVVALVSLGCLAALWPMFQDGETLRYEISWLPSLGVNLVLRLDGLSWLFSALILGIGALVVLYARYYMSPKDPVPRFFSFLLAFMGAMQGVVLSGNLIQLVVFWELTSLFSFLLIGYWHQNPAAREGSRMALTVTAMGGIALLVGMILIGRIVGSYDLDVVLTSREAIQTSPLYLPALILLLLGAMTKSAQFPFHFWLPRAMAAPTPVSAYLHSATMVKAGIFLLIRFWPVLAGSESWYMIVGGMGLATLLLGAWCAIFQHDLKGLLAYSTISHLGLIVLLLGLGSPLACIAAIFHTVNHATFKASLFMAAGIIDHEAGTRDMRKLSGLFRFMPFTATLAMVAAAAMAGVPLLNGFLSKEMFLAEAVASAHTHGLNMLLPALATLASAFSVLYSLRFIHATFFGPPPTELDRIPHEPPAWMRRPVEVLVALCLVVGIFPAVTVGPFLKSAAVSVLGFDLPYYSLALWHGFNVPLVLSLIALAGGVGLYVVFGKRINANPRGGPWGWKRLNGGWLFERTMTGLFKGSEAMVRLLGATRQQAQLRAIVLVALLAGGLAAIGAGLVIRPIMPTLTLSNWAFAGLWLVGASCAVAAAWQAKYHRLAAVVLMGGAGLASCLSFVWLSAPDLAVTQLLVEVVTTVLLLLGLRWLPKRLETIRLPQAMEMRSRRRRRIDLIIAAAVGASLAAISYAVMTRPSIEGISRFFVEHAYKDAGGRNIVNVILVDFRAFDTFGEITVLGIVGLTIFALLRRFRPADDTLSNPSQQSVQDASDRDHETRSEGDTLKETMLIPRVVMRWIFPFIILLAVHLFLRGHDLPGGGFAAGVALSIAFILQYMASGARWVEERLAIRPIFWIGAGLVIAALSGIGSWLFGYPFLTSWFQYADLPILGRVPLASAVLFDLGVVVLVVGATVLTLVALAHQSLRKPKQRDAEEGELS; translated from the coding sequence ATGTCCATCAGCTTCCTTCTCGTCGTCATCCTGGTCCTGCCGTTCCTTGGCGCCATCGTCGCGTCCGGCTTGCCGCGTCATGCACGCACCTCGGCCGCCATCCTGTCCTGGGTCGTGGCCTTGGTCAGCCTGGGGTGTCTGGCAGCGCTATGGCCGATGTTCCAGGACGGGGAGACGCTGCGCTACGAAATCTCGTGGCTGCCGTCGCTTGGCGTCAATCTGGTGCTTCGACTGGACGGACTGTCGTGGCTGTTCAGCGCCCTGATTCTGGGGATCGGCGCCTTGGTGGTGCTGTATGCCCGCTACTACATGTCGCCGAAGGATCCGGTGCCGCGGTTCTTTTCCTTCCTGCTGGCCTTCATGGGCGCGATGCAAGGCGTGGTGCTGTCGGGCAATCTGATCCAGCTGGTCGTCTTCTGGGAGCTGACCAGCCTCTTTTCCTTCCTGCTGATCGGCTACTGGCACCAGAACCCCGCCGCGCGCGAAGGGTCGCGCATGGCGCTGACGGTGACGGCCATGGGCGGCATCGCTCTGCTGGTCGGGATGATCCTGATCGGGCGGATCGTCGGCAGCTACGACCTCGATGTCGTCTTGACGTCGCGAGAGGCGATCCAGACCAGTCCCCTGTATTTGCCCGCGCTGATCCTGCTGCTGCTCGGCGCGATGACCAAGAGCGCGCAGTTTCCGTTCCACTTCTGGCTGCCCCGCGCCATGGCCGCGCCGACTCCGGTCAGCGCCTATCTGCACTCCGCGACCATGGTGAAGGCGGGCATCTTCCTGCTCATCCGCTTCTGGCCCGTCCTGGCGGGGTCGGAGAGCTGGTATATGATCGTCGGCGGCATGGGTCTGGCGACGCTGCTGCTCGGCGCCTGGTGCGCCATCTTTCAGCATGATCTCAAAGGCCTGCTGGCCTATTCGACGATCAGCCATCTGGGCCTGATCGTACTGCTGCTGGGATTGGGCAGTCCGCTGGCCTGTATTGCGGCCATCTTCCACACGGTGAACCACGCCACTTTCAAGGCGTCGCTCTTCATGGCTGCAGGCATCATCGACCACGAGGCCGGCACGCGGGACATGCGCAAGCTCAGCGGTCTGTTCCGGTTCATGCCCTTTACGGCGACCCTGGCCATGGTGGCCGCAGCCGCGATGGCGGGCGTGCCCCTGTTGAACGGCTTCCTGTCCAAGGAAATGTTCCTGGCCGAGGCGGTGGCCAGCGCCCATACGCACGGCCTGAACATGCTGCTGCCCGCCCTGGCCACCTTGGCCAGCGCCTTCAGCGTTCTGTATTCCCTGCGTTTCATCCACGCGACCTTCTTCGGCCCGCCTCCGACCGAGCTGGATCGCATCCCGCACGAGCCGCCCGCCTGGATGCGTCGCCCCGTCGAGGTGCTTGTCGCGCTGTGCCTGGTCGTCGGCATCTTCCCGGCTGTAACGGTGGGGCCGTTCCTGAAGAGCGCCGCCGTTTCGGTGCTGGGCTTTGACCTGCCCTATTATAGCCTGGCCCTGTGGCACGGATTCAACGTGCCGCTGGTGCTGAGCCTTATCGCGCTCGCGGGCGGCGTGGGTCTCTATGTCGTCTTTGGCAAACGCATCAACGCCAACCCGCGCGGCGGACCGTGGGGCTGGAAGCGTCTGAACGGCGGCTGGTTGTTCGAGCGAACCATGACCGGCCTGTTCAAAGGGTCGGAAGCGATGGTTCGCCTGTTGGGGGCGACACGACAACAGGCACAGCTGAGGGCCATCGTCTTGGTCGCCCTGCTGGCAGGCGGGCTGGCGGCGATCGGCGCCGGATTGGTGATCCGCCCGATCATGCCGACATTGACACTGTCCAACTGGGCCTTCGCCGGTCTTTGGCTGGTCGGCGCCAGCTGTGCGGTCGCGGCGGCTTGGCAGGCGAAATATCACCGGCTGGCCGCCGTTGTTCTGATGGGCGGCGCAGGTCTGGCGAGCTGCCTGTCCTTCGTCTGGCTGTCGGCGCCAGATCTGGCCGTGACCCAGCTGCTGGTCGAGGTCGTGACCACCGTCCTGCTGCTGCTGGGCCTACGCTGGCTGCCGAAACGGCTGGAGACCATTCGCCTGCCACAGGCCATGGAGATGCGATCTCGTCGCCGCCGCCGTATCGACCTGATCATCGCCGCCGCCGTCGGCGCGTCCTTGGCGGCCATTTCCTACGCCGTCATGACGCGTCCATCGATCGAGGGGATTTCGCGCTTCTTCGTCGAACACGCCTACAAGGACGCGGGCGGGCGCAATATCGTCAACGTCATCCTGGTCGACTTCCGCGCCTTCGACACCTTCGGAGAGATCACGGTTCTGGGCATTGTCGGTCTGACGATCTTCGCCCTGCTGCGCCGCTTCCGTCCCGCCGACGACACCCTGTCCAATCCCAGCCAGCAGAGCGTGCAGGATGCCTCAGACCGCGATCATGAGACGCGATCGGAGGGCGACACGCTGAAGGAGACCATGCTGATCCCCCGCGTGGTGATGCGCTGGATCTTCCCCTTCATCATCCTGCTCGCCGTTCACCTGTTCCTGCGCGGGCATGACCTGCCGGGCGGCGGTTTCGCGGCGGGTGTGGCCCTGTCGATCGCCTTCATCCTGCAATATATGGCCTCGGGCGCCCGCTGGGTCGAAGAGCGGCTGGCGATCCGGCCCATCTTCTGGATCGGGGCCGGCCTGGTGATCGCCGCCCTCAGCGGGATTGGATCGTGGCTGTTCGGCTATCCCTTCCTGACTTCCTGGTTCCAGTATGCCGACCTGCCGATCCTGGGCCGCGTGCCCTTGGCCAGCGCCGTGCTGTTCGACTTGGGCGTGGTCGTTCTGGTCGTGGGTGCCACGGTCCTGACCCTCGTCGCCCTGGCGCACCAGTCGCTGCGCAAGCCCAAGCAAAGAGACGCCGAAGAAGGAGAGCTGTCATGA
- a CDS encoding monovalent cation/H+ antiporter subunit D: MIDWNAHLIIGPIVLPMIIASAMLLLDERRRTLKAALSLSAMAAILIMALVLLHESANGAVGGGDTARVYRLGSWAAPYGIVLVADRLSTMMVALTSVLGGCALIFALARWDRAGPRFHALFLLLIMGVNGALLTGDLFNLFVFFEIMLAASYGLALHGSGEARVRAGVIYIAVNLTASLLFLIGVSLIYGVIGTLNMADVATRVATISVDDLGLFHIGAAVLGTAFLIKCAMWPLGFWLTPTYSAASAPAAAVFAILSKVGVYVVIRLSLLLFGADAGASAGFGLTWLFVGGLATIAFGTFGLIASRDLSRAAGFGVMISSGTVLASLGVGDAATLSGALFYLIGSTLACAALFLLAEILQRGRESDVGEARAVFDDEYRDPFDDEERNEPGLVIPAAVAALGGAFLICTLMVAGLPPLAGFVGKLSMISALVGVGDAAAWTLAAVLSVSSLGALIGLTRLGVGAIWTRDEDAPAFVVGAAELTAVAALLGACVFLAIFAGYGLIYTDHTAAWLADPQGYIHAVLGGGGR; this comes from the coding sequence ATGATCGACTGGAACGCCCATCTGATCATCGGCCCCATCGTCCTGCCGATGATCATCGCCTCCGCCATGCTGCTGCTGGACGAGCGTCGCCGAACGCTGAAGGCGGCGCTCAGCTTGAGCGCTATGGCCGCCATTCTGATCATGGCCTTGGTTCTGCTGCACGAAAGCGCAAACGGCGCCGTGGGCGGCGGCGATACTGCGCGGGTCTATCGCCTCGGATCGTGGGCTGCGCCCTACGGCATCGTCCTGGTGGCCGACCGTCTGTCGACGATGATGGTCGCGCTGACCAGCGTTTTGGGCGGATGCGCCCTGATCTTCGCCCTGGCGCGATGGGACCGGGCGGGGCCGCGCTTCCACGCCCTGTTCCTGCTTCTCATCATGGGGGTGAACGGCGCCCTGCTGACCGGCGACCTGTTCAACCTGTTCGTCTTTTTCGAAATCATGCTCGCCGCCTCGTACGGACTGGCCCTGCATGGGTCGGGCGAGGCGCGTGTGCGGGCAGGCGTGATCTATATCGCCGTGAATCTGACCGCGTCCTTGCTGTTCCTGATCGGCGTCAGCCTGATCTACGGGGTGATCGGCACGCTGAACATGGCGGATGTTGCAACGCGGGTTGCGACCATCTCAGTGGATGACCTGGGACTGTTTCATATCGGCGCGGCGGTGCTGGGTACGGCCTTTCTGATCAAGTGCGCCATGTGGCCCTTGGGGTTCTGGCTGACCCCGACCTATTCGGCAGCCAGCGCGCCGGCGGCGGCAGTCTTCGCCATCCTGTCCAAGGTCGGGGTCTACGTGGTCATCCGCCTCAGTCTGCTGCTGTTCGGCGCCGACGCGGGCGCCTCCGCCGGATTTGGCCTGACCTGGCTGTTTGTCGGCGGACTGGCGACCATAGCGTTCGGCACGTTCGGCCTGATCGCCTCTCGTGATCTGTCGCGCGCCGCCGGGTTCGGTGTGATGATTTCTTCCGGCACCGTTCTGGCCAGCCTGGGCGTCGGCGATGCGGCGACCCTCAGCGGCGCGCTCTTTTACCTGATCGGCTCCACCCTGGCTTGCGCCGCCCTGTTTCTACTGGCCGAGATTCTCCAGCGAGGGCGAGAATCCGATGTCGGCGAGGCGCGCGCCGTGTTCGATGACGAGTATCGTGATCCGTTCGACGACGAAGAGCGCAACGAGCCCGGCCTGGTCATCCCGGCGGCCGTCGCGGCCCTGGGCGGGGCCTTTCTGATCTGCACCCTGATGGTCGCCGGCCTACCGCCTTTGGCCGGCTTCGTCGGAAAACTGTCTATGATCAGCGCCTTGGTCGGCGTTGGCGATGCGGCGGCCTGGACGCTGGCAGCCGTGCTTTCCGTGTCCAGCCTCGGCGCCTTGATCGGCCTGACGCGCCTGGGCGTCGGCGCGATCTGGACGCGCGACGAGGATGCGCCGGCATTCGTGGTGGGTGCGGCCGAGCTGACGGCGGTCGCCGCCCTGCTCGGGGCCTGCGTGTTCCTGGCCATCTTCGCTGGCTATGGCCTGATCTACACCGACCACACGGCGGCCTGGCTGGCTGACCCGCAAGGCTATATCCACGCGGTGCTGGGCGGGGGCGGGCGATGA
- a CDS encoding CC_3452 family protein, translated as MRALLIAAALFAAAPAVAQAPAATSLTLADAAKAPARATIIDGARWSCEGATCTAAGGTEQPATRACRRVVQKFGPVTAFSYKGVALSADELAVCNT; from the coding sequence ATGCGCGCTCTGCTGATCGCCGCCGCCCTGTTCGCCGCCGCCCCTGCGGTCGCCCAAGCCCCCGCCGCCACCAGCCTGACGCTGGCCGACGCCGCCAAGGCGCCTGCACGCGCCACCATCATCGACGGCGCTCGTTGGTCCTGCGAAGGCGCGACCTGCACCGCCGCAGGCGGCACGGAACAGCCCGCGACGCGCGCCTGCCGCCGCGTGGTTCAGAAGTTCGGTCCGGTGACCGCCTTCTCCTACAAGGGTGTCGCCCTGAGCGCCGACGAACTGGCCGTGTGCAACACTTGA
- a CDS encoding Na+/H+ antiporter subunit C has translation MMELVLALAIGVLSASGVWLLLRPRTFQVIMGLSLLSYAVNIFIYAMGRLRSGAPPVLAGEVSDPTRYTDPTPQALVLTAIVISFALTALFLVVILAARGITGSDHVDGKEPDA, from the coding sequence ATGATGGAGCTGGTTCTCGCCCTCGCCATCGGCGTGCTGTCGGCCTCGGGTGTCTGGCTGCTGCTGCGCCCGCGCACCTTCCAGGTGATCATGGGGCTGTCGCTGCTGTCCTATGCGGTCAATATCTTCATCTACGCCATGGGACGGCTGAGGTCGGGCGCGCCGCCGGTGCTGGCGGGCGAGGTCTCCGACCCCACGCGCTACACCGACCCGACACCGCAGGCGCTGGTCCTGACCGCGATCGTCATCAGCTTCGCCCTGACGGCGCTGTTCCTGGTCGTCATTCTGGCCGCCCGCGGCATCACCGGCAGCGACCATGTCGATGGCAAGGAGCCGGACGCATGA
- a CDS encoding Na+/H+ antiporter subunit E yields the protein MRRVLPYPILSLGLFVASILLSASVAPPSLALAVLLALLAPIIMLALGVDRVRVKAPMAIVRLAIDVIGDIVRSNWAVSHIILGRRRHKRTSGFIHIPLDLRDRYGLAVLAIIITSTPGTLWVEYESATGRLLLHVLDLVDEETWVRLIKDRYERRLMEIFE from the coding sequence ATGAGACGCGTCCTCCCCTACCCCATCCTTTCACTCGGCCTGTTCGTCGCCTCGATCCTGCTCAGCGCCTCGGTCGCTCCGCCGTCTCTGGCGCTCGCGGTGCTGCTGGCCCTGCTGGCGCCCATCATCATGCTGGCGCTGGGCGTGGATCGCGTGCGGGTGAAGGCGCCGATGGCCATAGTGCGTCTCGCCATAGACGTCATTGGCGACATCGTGCGGTCCAACTGGGCGGTGTCACATATCATTCTGGGGCGGCGACGGCATAAGCGCACATCCGGCTTCATCCACATCCCGCTGGACCTGCGCGACCGATATGGTCTGGCGGTCCTGGCCATCATCATCACCTCGACGCCCGGCACCTTGTGGGTCGAGTATGAGTCCGCCACCGGCCGTCTGCTGCTGCACGTGCTGGATCTCGTGGATGAAGAGACCTGGGTGCGGCTGATCAAGGATCGCTATGAGCGCCGGCTGATGGAGATTTTTGAATGA